A single window of Botrytis cinerea B05.10 chromosome 15, complete sequence DNA harbors:
- the Bcpsf2 gene encoding Bcpsf2: MALPLPPGLTPMEVAFLCEMEMVTVVPRQRLESLDLLGGKTISLRPPHRAPLPLWLALLLKRQRRANIIPPPWLHPHSLDRILKMETDNPESFSPPPPLDHSTLSTVSPPFLPSNTADSEPGYLPYHWIDMGEILLEAASDDIQDPDKVRELLRDLREVRMAKMRSSTLVVEGGGLTSLRGVGAMEVSEGRGFITGVMDGLRKLGASREVSRREKEQEGAGSGGDGDSEDEDMEL; the protein is encoded by the exons ATGGCTCTACCTTTACCACCTGGCTTGACGCCAATGGAGGTCGCATTTTTATGCGAAATGGAAATGGTTACAGTTGTTCCTCGACAACGACTTGAGAGCCTCGATTTATTAGGT GGCAAGACAATTTCTCTACGACCACCACATCGTGCCCCTTTACCTCTATGGCTAGCTCTCCTTCTCAAACGACAACGTCGTGCCAATATTATACCTCCACCATGGCTTCATCCTCACTCCCTTGATAGAATACTCAAAATGGAGACTGACAATCCCGAGAgcttttctcctcctccaccacttGACCATAGCACATTATCTACAGTCTCACCGCCATTTCTACCGTCAAACACTGCAGACTCGGAGCCTGGCTATTTACCATACCATTGGATTGATATGGGTGAAATTTTACTGGAAGCTGCAAGTGATGATATACAAGATCCAGATAAAGTTCGGGAATTACTTAGAGATCTACGGGAAGTGAGGATGGCAAAAATGAGAAGTAGCACATTAGTAGTAGAAGGAGGTGGGCTCACCAGTCTACGAGGTGTTGGCGCAATGGAGGTTAGTGAGGGACGAGGATTCATTACAGGCGTTATGGATGGACTACGAAAATTAGGAGCTTCAAGGGAAGTGTCcagaagggaaaaagaaCAAGAGGGCGCCGGAAGTGGAGGTGACGGAGATAGTGAGGACGAAGATATGGAGTTATAA